The Aurantiacibacter arachoides genome window below encodes:
- a CDS encoding helix-turn-helix domain-containing protein, which produces MINQHIKSSHAALEPLAYSINEACRVSSLGRTQLYSLIKQRRLEVRKIGRRTLIPASSLRNLIEGGGE; this is translated from the coding sequence ATGATAAATCAACATATTAAATCAAGCCACGCCGCGCTTGAACCCCTTGCCTATTCTATCAACGAAGCCTGCCGCGTCTCCAGTCTTGGGCGGACCCAGCTCTACTCGCTAATCAAGCAGCGACGGCTAGAGGTGCGCAAGATTGGTAGGCGCACCCTCATTCCCGCCTCTTCTCTGCGCAACCTCATTGAAGGGGGCGGGGAATGA